TGCTGGGCCAGGGTCAGCGTATAGGTATGGGCCGCTGCGTCGTAGTGCCCGTGCGCCTTCAGCCGCGGCGTGCCGGCCTGGGCGTACCAGGCGAGGTAGGGCGTGAGGTCGCTGCCGTTGGCCTCGCCCAGCGCGGCGAGGAAATCCTCCAGCGTGGCAGCGTGGCCGTCGTTGCGCTCGAAGTAGCGGTCCATGCCGCGGCGGAAGCCGTCCCGGCCCAGCGCACTGGCCAGCATGCGCACCAGCTCGGCGCCCTTCTCGTACACCGTGGCGGTATAGAAATTGTTGATCTCGCTGTACTGTGCCGGGCGCACCGGATGCGCCAGCGGACCGGCGTCCTCGGGGAACTGCGCACGGCGCAGCAGGGCGACATCCTCGATGCGCTTCAGTGGCGCCGAATTCATGTCGGCCGAGAAGCTCTGTTCGCGGAATACGGTGAGGCCCTCCTTCAGCGAGAGCTGGAACCAGTCGCGGCAGGTGACGCGGTTGCCGCTCCAGTTGTGGAAGTATTCGTGCGCCACCACCGCCTCGACGTGACGGTACTCCTCGTCGGTGGTCGAATCCGGCTCGGCCAGCAGGCACTTCGCGTTGAAGATGTTGAGCCCCTTGTTCTCCATCGCGCCCATGTTGAAGTCGTGGGTGGCGACCACGTGGAACACGTCCAGGTCGTAGTTGCGGCCGTAAGTCTGCTCGTCCCAGCGCATTGCGCGCTCCAGTGCGTCCATCGCGTAGTGGCAGCGCCCGATCGCGTCGGCCTCGGCCCAGATCTTCAACTGCACGGCGCGGCCGTCGGCGGTGACGTAGTCGCGCTCGATCACTTCCAGTCGGCCGGCGACCAGCGCGAACAGGTAGCTCGGCTTCGGGTGCGGGTCGACGAAGCGCGCCCAGTGGCGGCCGCCTTCCAGCTCGCCGGCGCCGTCCGGGTTGCCACCGGCCAGCAGCACCGGGAAGCGGGCGCGGTCGGCGCGCAGGGTGACCGTGTAGCGGGACAGCACGTCGGGCCGGTCGGGAAAGAACGTGATGTGGCGAAAGCCCTCGGCCTCGCACTGGGTCAGCAGGAAGCCGGTTTTGCGCGGGCCGGACAGGTACAGGCCTTCCAGCGCGGTGTTCGCCGCTGGGCGCAGCCGCACGCGGGTCTCCAGCACGCTGCCGTCGCGGACGCCGTCCACTACCAGCACGCTGTCGTCGTAGCGATATTCGCCGGCGGACAGCGTGCGACCGTCCAGCGCGATCACCAGCAGCTGCAGGTTCTCGCCGTCCAGCCGCAGCGGCGCGTCCTGCGCGACGTCGCGGCGCAGATGCAGGCGCGCGAGTACTTCGCTGGCGTCAATGCCGAGGTCGAAGTCCAGCTCGATCGCCTCGACCCGCCAGGCGGGGGCGCGGTAGTCGCGCAGGCGGATCAGGCTCGGGGTGGCGGCTTGCGGCAGTGCATGCATGGGATGGGCGCGGGAATGGGGACCGCTGAGGGTAACATGGGGTGTTGCAGACGCAGGAGAACCCCGTGGACGCGAAGCGTTATGCCGCCGGACAGGACCGCCTGGGCGAGCAGGAGATCGTGGTGCTGGCCGAGCCCGGTAGCGGGCGGTGCGTGCGCATCGCGCGCCATGGCGCGGCACTGCTCGATTTCGAGGTCGGCGCCGCCGGGTCGGTGCGCGACCTCGCCGACGGCTACCGCGATGCGGACGAAGTGACCGCCCGCGCGGGTTCGCGCTTCGCCATCATGGCGCCGTTCGCCGGGCGCATCGCCGACGCGCGCTACACCTTCGACGGCCACGCGCAGGATCTGCAACCCGGCGTGACCGGCGCCGCGCGGGCCAGCCGGCACGGCTTCGTGCGCGACGTGGATTTCGAGCTCGCCGCACTGGCCGCGGACGACGACCGCGCGCAGGCCACCCTGACCACCCGCGCGATCCGCCCGCAGCCCGGCTACCCGCATGCGATCGACCTCGCGGTGACGTTCACCCTGGATGCCGGTGGCCTCACCCTGGAGGCGTGCATGCGCAATGTCGGCGACCGCGCCGCGCCGTGCTTCTTCGGCTGGCATCCGTATTTCCACGTGGCCGACGGTGAGGTCGACGACTGGCAGCTGCAGATTCCTGCGCAGACGCTGATCCGCACTGGTGCCAACCTGATCGCGCTGGCCGGCGCGGAAGCGTATGTGGCGCTGGACGATGCGCCGGCGCTGGATTTCCGCGAGTCGCGGCGGATCGGTGACAGCATCATCGATCAGGGCTACACCGACCTCGACGTCGACGCCGACGGTCGCATCCGCACCCGCCTGCGCAACCCGGTCAGCGGTTTCGCCATCGCGGTGTGGCAGGAGCATGGCGTGATGCACGCGTTCACCGCCGACACGGTCAGCCGCGACGCCCGCCGCGCGGTCGCGCTGGAGCCGATGGAGTGCATGGCCGACGCGTTCAACCGGCCCGAGTGCGCCGCGGCGATCCGGCTCGAACCCGGCGCCGAGCGCCGCTTCCGTTGTGGCGTGGAGATCGAACCGTGATGGATGCCTTGCCCGATTTCGAGCAGATTCTCGATGCCGCCGCGCGCATCGCGCCGTACGCCAGCGTCACCCCGGTGCTGCGCGGCGCGGCGCTGGATGCGCTGGCCGGCGCGGAGCTGCACTTCAAGTGCGAGAACCTGCAGCGTGGCGGCGCGTTCAAGTTCCGTGGTGCCTGCAATGCGGTGTGGTCGCTTGACGATGCGCAGGCCGCGCGCGGCGTGGTCACCCATTCCTCCGGCAACCACGGCAACGCGCTGGCGCTGGCTGCCGCCACCCGCGGCATCGCCGCGCACGTGGTGGTGCCGGAAGGCGCGGTGCGCGCCAAGCTCGAAGCGATCGAGCGCGCCGGCGCCACCCTGCATCGCTGCGCGCCGACCCAGGCTGCGCGCGAGGCGATGTGCGCCGGGGTGCAGCGCGCCACCGGCGCCGAGTTGGTGCATCCGTATGCCGACATCCGGGTGATGGCCGGCCAGGGCACGCTTGCGCTGGAGCTGCTGCGGCAGGCGCCGGGACTGGACGCACTGGTCACGCCGGTCGGCGGCGGCGGCCTGGCCAGCGGCGTGGCGATCGCCGCGCACGGCCTCGACCCGGCGCTGGCCCTGTTCGCCGCCGAGCCGCTCGGCGCCGACGACGCGGCGCGCTCGCTGGCGCAGGGCACGCGGGTCACCACGGTGGTGCCGGATACGATCTGCGATGGCCTGCGCGCGCTGGTTGGCGAGCACAACCTCGACGCGCTGCGCATGCATCGCGTCGAGGTGATCACGGTCAGCGACGCGGAGACCGTCGCTGCGATGCGGCTGCTGTGGTCGGAGCTGAAGCAGGTGGTGGAAGTGTCCAGCGCCACCGTGCTCGCGGCGATCCTCAAGCAGCCTCGGCGCTTCGCCGGCAAGCGCGTCGGCGTGGTGCTGACCGGCGGCAACGTGGATCTCGACGCGCTACCCTGGTGAACCGACGGGTGGATCAACCCGGCGCCGACTCCACCAGGGTGCTGCCGGCCGGCGCGTCGCCGGCGTCGCTGCCGACCGCAGCGGGCTGGTGCTGCGCCAGCGCGTGCAGATCCAATTGGCCGACCGGAATCGGCGTGTAGTCCGCGCCGAACGCCACTTCGCCCGGCCGCCAGCCGGCGGGCTGGCGCACGGCGACCCAGAAGCGCTTCAGCGCAGCCCAGTGCAGCCCGATCAGGCCGTAGTTGTTGTCGGCGTCGACGATCGGATCGCCCACGCCGGTCGGCCGCGGCGGTTCGCCGTACAGCGCGGTGCCGAACAGCACGTCCCACACCGAGAGCACCTGGCCGTAGTTGCAGTTGTGCAGCGTCGGCCGCTCGGGATCGACCAGCATGTGGTGCAGGCGGTGGAACTTCGGGGCGACGAACACGCGGTCGAGCACGCGGCCGAAGCCCAGCCGGACGTTGGTGTGCGAGAAGTTCTGCACCAGTTCACCGAGCAGCATCAGCCAGGCGAACTCGTCCGGGTCCACGCCGATCACCAGGCCCACCGTGGCCAGGATCATCGACTGGATGAAACCATCCACCAGGCTGCCGCGATCGTTGGTCCAGCAGCTCATCTGGCGCGTGCTGTGGTGCATGCTGTGCAGCGCCCACCACCACGGGATCGCGTGCTGGGTGCGGTGCATCCAGTAGTACGTGAAGTCGTACACCACGTAGTACACCGCGAACAGCACGTAAGGGTGGTCGTTGAACCACGGCACCAGGTTCTTCAGCGCCAGCGGCGAGGCGCTGCCGGTGGCGGCGGCCGCATCGGCGCTGGCGAACAGGTGGCTGAACGGCATCAGCACCAGGTAGGTGAACAGCGGGAAGATG
This genomic stretch from Rhodanobacter thiooxydans harbors:
- the pepN gene encoding aminopeptidase N, with the protein product MHALPQAATPSLIRLRDYRAPAWRVEAIELDFDLGIDASEVLARLHLRRDVAQDAPLRLDGENLQLLVIALDGRTLSAGEYRYDDSVLVVDGVRDGSVLETRVRLRPAANTALEGLYLSGPRKTGFLLTQCEAEGFRHITFFPDRPDVLSRYTVTLRADRARFPVLLAGGNPDGAGELEGGRHWARFVDPHPKPSYLFALVAGRLEVIERDYVTADGRAVQLKIWAEADAIGRCHYAMDALERAMRWDEQTYGRNYDLDVFHVVATHDFNMGAMENKGLNIFNAKCLLAEPDSTTDEEYRHVEAVVAHEYFHNWSGNRVTCRDWFQLSLKEGLTVFREQSFSADMNSAPLKRIEDVALLRRAQFPEDAGPLAHPVRPAQYSEINNFYTATVYEKGAELVRMLASALGRDGFRRGMDRYFERNDGHAATLEDFLAALGEANGSDLTPYLAWYAQAGTPRLKAHGHYDAAAHTYTLTLAQQIPAGHGAEPRAPLPIPVKLALFTPHGDMLPLHLDGQTSKPVTELVVVLDRAERNFVFTDVGAAPVPSLLRGFSAPVILEYDYTPDELALLLAHDVDGFNRWEASQQLAARAYEELRDGTAGAALHAWCDALARLFDGAAVDDALLADLLTPPGEIELAERETAIDPQRIHQSRQALQRQLAERLGAENLQRRYLALLAQTGIELDASSQARRRLQRRVLELLALLDPTGAGALAATQYRDAPGMTDRLAALSVLVRSGAAQAAAALRDYRERYAGNALALDKWFAVQAQLPGEPALNRVRQLERDDAFTLKNPNRVQSLLGAFVRSNPSGFHRADGAGYRLLGERLVALDALNPQVAARLATAFNGWQRLEPRRREAAQAAIVELARQPGLSRNLAEIIDSVLNH
- a CDS encoding aldose 1-epimerase, whose product is MDAKRYAAGQDRLGEQEIVVLAEPGSGRCVRIARHGAALLDFEVGAAGSVRDLADGYRDADEVTARAGSRFAIMAPFAGRIADARYTFDGHAQDLQPGVTGAARASRHGFVRDVDFELAALAADDDRAQATLTTRAIRPQPGYPHAIDLAVTFTLDAGGLTLEACMRNVGDRAAPCFFGWHPYFHVADGEVDDWQLQIPAQTLIRTGANLIALAGAEAYVALDDAPALDFRESRRIGDSIIDQGYTDLDVDADGRIRTRLRNPVSGFAIAVWQEHGVMHAFTADTVSRDARRAVALEPMECMADAFNRPECAAAIRLEPGAERRFRCGVEIEP
- a CDS encoding pyridoxal-phosphate dependent enzyme; this encodes MDALPDFEQILDAAARIAPYASVTPVLRGAALDALAGAELHFKCENLQRGGAFKFRGACNAVWSLDDAQAARGVVTHSSGNHGNALALAAATRGIAAHVVVPEGAVRAKLEAIERAGATLHRCAPTQAAREAMCAGVQRATGAELVHPYADIRVMAGQGTLALELLRQAPGLDALVTPVGGGGLASGVAIAAHGLDPALALFAAEPLGADDAARSLAQGTRVTTVVPDTICDGLRALVGEHNLDALRMHRVEVITVSDAETVAAMRLLWSELKQVVEVSSATVLAAILKQPRRFAGKRVGVVLTGGNVDLDALPW
- a CDS encoding sterol desaturase family protein, whose product is MFDLPQLWNFLVSWLADHAIIPLLSALHLDGLAGDPRDIAAALLIAALQLAIIGFIFRPLETFFPAEKWTDRKLTRVDRNYTLLMLLGIFPLFTYLVLMPFSHLFASADAAAATGSASPLALKNLVPWFNDHPYVLFAVYYVVYDFTYYWMHRTQHAIPWWWALHSMHHSTRQMSCWTNDRGSLVDGFIQSMILATVGLVIGVDPDEFAWLMLLGELVQNFSHTNVRLGFGRVLDRVFVAPKFHRLHHMLVDPERPTLHNCNYGQVLSVWDVLFGTALYGEPPRPTGVGDPIVDADNNYGLIGLHWAALKRFWVAVRQPAGWRPGEVAFGADYTPIPVGQLDLHALAQHQPAAVGSDAGDAPAGSTLVESAPG